One Ostrinia nubilalis chromosome 4, ilOstNubi1.1, whole genome shotgun sequence DNA window includes the following coding sequences:
- the LOC135088587 gene encoding alaserpin-like isoform X21: MKLLICLLPLLAQAMADDASTQKLLVDGNNQFTAKLFSEVAKNNVGKSVVMSGFSALSPLAQLGLASVGDSHDEILKTIGMPNDEATKDAFTLVNGNLRSAKGVELKVANRIYIPNNGELNGTFAQMSRDVFSSDVKNVDFAKNVEAAAAINAWVEDNTNKRIKDLVSPDSLGEDTRAVLVNAIYFKGTWEEQFDKALTKDKDFHVSKDKTIQVPTMFKNGNFKYGTSQELDAQLLELYYEGGDSAFLIVLPNKIDGLTELEEKIKDPSALAKAVENMYNTDVDVFLPKFKIETTIDLKDVLLKIGVTKLFSPKDARLEYLLKGEGDGLYVSNAIQKAFIEVNEEGAEAAAASAFIVSVESFSRTESFEADHPFMFILKEKKNTLFIGAVYF, from the exons ATGAAGTTATTAATTTGCT TATTGCCCCTTCTGGCCCAGGCCATGGCCGACGATGCCAGCACGCAGAAACTCCTCGTCGATGGAAACAACCAATTCACAGCTAAACTCTTTAGT gaGGTAGCAAAAAATAATGTCGGCAAAAGTGTGGTGATGTCGGGTTTCTCTGCCCTTTCCCCTCTGGCGCAGCTCGGCCTGGCTTCGGTGGGCGACTCACACGACGAAATCTTGAAGACCATTGGCATGCCTAATGATGAAGCT ACTAAAGACGCGTTCACTCTTGTCAACGGCAACCTTCGCTCCGCCAAAGGCGTCGAGCTGAAGGTGGCCAACCGTATCTACATCCCGAACAATGGAGAGCTCAACGGCACCTTCGCTCAGATGTCCAGGGACGTATTCAGCTCTGACGTCAAGAATGTAGACTTCGCCAAGAACGTCGAGGCTGCTGCCGCTATCAACGCCTGG GTTGAAGATAACACTAACAAGCGCATCAAAGATTTAGTGAGTCCCGATTCCTTAGGCGAAGATACCAGAGCTGTTCTTGTTAACGCGATCTACTTCAAG GGCACCTGGGAGGAACAGTTCGACAAGGCTTTGACAAAAGACAAGGACTTCCACGTATCCAAGGACAAGACCATCCAAGTGCCCACCATGTTCAAGAATGGCAACTTCAAATACGGCACCAGCCAAGAACTTGACGCTCAG TTATTGGAGCTTTACTACGAAGGTGGTGACTCCGCGTTCCTCATCGTATTGCCCAACAAGATTGATGGACTGACAGAactggaagaaaaaattaagGACCCATCAGCTTTGGCCAAAGCCGTAGAGAACATGTACAATACGGACGTTGACGTGTTTCTGCCAAAATTCAAGATTGAAACTACTATTGACTTGAAGGATGTTCTGCTAAAG ATTGGTGTAACAAAGTTGTTTTCGCCTAAAGACGCCCGACTGGAGTACCTCTTGAAGGGTGAGGGAgacggtttgtatgtgagcaaCGCTATCCAGAAGGCGTTCATTGAAGTCAACGAGGAAGGCGCTGAGGCTGCCGCGGCTAGTG
- the LOC135088587 gene encoding alaserpin-like isoform X20: MKLLICLLPLLAQAMADDASTQKLLVDGNNQFTAKLFSEVAKNNVGKSVVMSGFSALSPLAQLGLASVGDSHDEILKTIGMPNDEATKDAFTLVNGNLRSAKGVELKVANRIYIPNNGELNGTFAQMSRDVFSSDVKNVDFAKNVEAAAAINAWVEDNTNKRIKDLVSPDSLGEDTRAVLVNAIYFKGTWEEQFDKALTKDKDFHVSKDKTIQVPTMFKNGNFKYGTSQELDAQLLELYYEGGDSAFLIVLPNKIDGLTELEEKIKDPSALAKAVENMYNTDVDVFLPKFKIETTIDLKDVLLKIGVTKLFSPKDARLEYLLKGEGDGLYVSNAIQKAFIEVNEEGAEAAAASAFIESIESISRTESFEADHPFMFILKAKKNTLFIGAVYF, encoded by the exons ATGAAGTTATTAATTTGCT TATTGCCCCTTCTGGCCCAGGCCATGGCCGACGATGCCAGCACGCAGAAACTCCTCGTCGATGGAAACAACCAATTCACAGCTAAACTCTTTAGT gaGGTAGCAAAAAATAATGTCGGCAAAAGTGTGGTGATGTCGGGTTTCTCTGCCCTTTCCCCTCTGGCGCAGCTCGGCCTGGCTTCGGTGGGCGACTCACACGACGAAATCTTGAAGACCATTGGCATGCCTAATGATGAAGCT ACTAAAGACGCGTTCACTCTTGTCAACGGCAACCTTCGCTCCGCCAAAGGCGTCGAGCTGAAGGTGGCCAACCGTATCTACATCCCGAACAATGGAGAGCTCAACGGCACCTTCGCTCAGATGTCCAGGGACGTATTCAGCTCTGACGTCAAGAATGTAGACTTCGCCAAGAACGTCGAGGCTGCTGCCGCTATCAACGCCTGG GTTGAAGATAACACTAACAAGCGCATCAAAGATTTAGTGAGTCCCGATTCCTTAGGCGAAGATACCAGAGCTGTTCTTGTTAACGCGATCTACTTCAAG GGCACCTGGGAGGAACAGTTCGACAAGGCTTTGACAAAAGACAAGGACTTCCACGTATCCAAGGACAAGACCATCCAAGTGCCCACCATGTTCAAGAATGGCAACTTCAAATACGGCACCAGCCAAGAACTTGACGCTCAG TTATTGGAGCTTTACTACGAAGGTGGTGACTCCGCGTTCCTCATCGTATTGCCCAACAAGATTGATGGACTGACAGAactggaagaaaaaattaagGACCCATCAGCTTTGGCCAAAGCCGTAGAGAACATGTACAATACGGACGTTGACGTGTTTCTGCCAAAATTCAAGATTGAAACTACTATTGACTTGAAGGATGTTCTGCTAAAG ATTGGTGTAACAAAGTTGTTTTCGCCTAAAGACGCCCGACTGGAGTACCTCTTGAAGGGTGAGGGAgacggtttgtatgtgagcaaCGCTATCCAGAAGGCGTTCATTGAAGTCAACGAGGAAGGCGCTGAGGCTGCCGCGGCTAGTG
- the LOC135088587 gene encoding antichymotrypsin-2-like isoform X22, which yields MKLLICLLPLLAQAMADDASTQKLLVDGNNQFTAKLFSEVAKNNVGKSVVMSGFSALSPLAQLGLASVGDSHDEILKTIGMPNDEATKDAFTLVNGNLRSAKGVELKVANRIYIPNNGELNGTFAQMSRDVFSSDVKNVDFAKNVEAAAAINAWVEDNTNKRIKDLVSPDSLGEDTRAVLVNAIYFKGTWEEQFDKALTKDKDFHVSKDKTIQVPTMFKNGNFKYGTSQELDAQLLELYYEGGDSAFLIVLPNKIDGLTELEEKIKDPSALAKAVENMYNTDVDVFLPKFKIETTIDLKDVLLKIGVTKLFSPKDARLEYLLKGEGDGLYVSNAIQKAFIEVNEEGAEAAAASVYQVERMETLPISFKADHPFIFALRENKTTLFAGNFLS from the exons ATGAAGTTATTAATTTGCT TATTGCCCCTTCTGGCCCAGGCCATGGCCGACGATGCCAGCACGCAGAAACTCCTCGTCGATGGAAACAACCAATTCACAGCTAAACTCTTTAGT gaGGTAGCAAAAAATAATGTCGGCAAAAGTGTGGTGATGTCGGGTTTCTCTGCCCTTTCCCCTCTGGCGCAGCTCGGCCTGGCTTCGGTGGGCGACTCACACGACGAAATCTTGAAGACCATTGGCATGCCTAATGATGAAGCT ACTAAAGACGCGTTCACTCTTGTCAACGGCAACCTTCGCTCCGCCAAAGGCGTCGAGCTGAAGGTGGCCAACCGTATCTACATCCCGAACAATGGAGAGCTCAACGGCACCTTCGCTCAGATGTCCAGGGACGTATTCAGCTCTGACGTCAAGAATGTAGACTTCGCCAAGAACGTCGAGGCTGCTGCCGCTATCAACGCCTGG GTTGAAGATAACACTAACAAGCGCATCAAAGATTTAGTGAGTCCCGATTCCTTAGGCGAAGATACCAGAGCTGTTCTTGTTAACGCGATCTACTTCAAG GGCACCTGGGAGGAACAGTTCGACAAGGCTTTGACAAAAGACAAGGACTTCCACGTATCCAAGGACAAGACCATCCAAGTGCCCACCATGTTCAAGAATGGCAACTTCAAATACGGCACCAGCCAAGAACTTGACGCTCAG TTATTGGAGCTTTACTACGAAGGTGGTGACTCCGCGTTCCTCATCGTATTGCCCAACAAGATTGATGGACTGACAGAactggaagaaaaaattaagGACCCATCAGCTTTGGCCAAAGCCGTAGAGAACATGTACAATACGGACGTTGACGTGTTTCTGCCAAAATTCAAGATTGAAACTACTATTGACTTGAAGGATGTTCTGCTAAAG ATTGGTGTAACAAAGTTGTTTTCGCCTAAAGACGCCCGACTGGAGTACCTCTTGAAGGGTGAGGGAgacggtttgtatgtgagcaaCGCTATCCAGAAGGCGTTCATTGAAGTCAACGAGGAAGGCGCTGAGGCTGCCGCGGCTAGTG